From a region of the Rhipicephalus microplus isolate Deutch F79 chromosome X, USDA_Rmic, whole genome shotgun sequence genome:
- the LOC119161008 gene encoding sterile alpha motif domain-containing protein 3, whose protein sequence is MEPPEFQYLVSFQGRKKIISARGPTEADILEALKTTDFGHSLQACRIEVYNVRHDEFVDPPAGHVFSEKDKIRLVCSENFLMSCSTTDKVTAVHEGSLPKTLESNEQSPSQQLACCENDYRLPPVPLDIKDAIERTQPGKVSSHTKSRIVGWIANHLMTITVYPGSLYEAAAKSLVLEYPVLRDTIGTGWDSWKVSLKYKFAYMRKSLCTVPAVQAARAAYGKRKDLEESTNTKRHCHVIVDLSQHVASQHDEATINSHIDYMVKEIKRPIPDMQKLGDSMEQTRPSRQKWMKEMRPSTADVVLKYPALAKAEMLHEEFIALTGVNLEKKVLEFINRYGDRCFELAKCRRCAKEAVKAIEEEVEALDGDEKKYRFAVGIVELLPMLLKEQPRFLQGPDTYPALSLKGKNASEATNIVASFEGLSVEVLDVIAGMTALMEIYWIFDVKYSGANKKTFTLLEHFCGLPTSAKQMPLVIRQISSLEKAT, encoded by the exons ATGGAGCCGCCGGAATTCCAATATTTGGTGTCATTTCAAGGCCGCAAGAAGATTATTTCTGCTCGTGGACCGACGGAGGCGGACATTTTGGAAGCCTTGAAGACGACAGACTTTGGCCATTCTTTGCAAGCATGCCGGATTGAG GTATACAACGTCCGACATGATGAATTTGTGGACCCACCAGCTGGCCATGTCTTCTCTGAGAAAGATAAAATCAGGCTTGTGTGCAGTGAAAACTTCTTAATGAGCTGCAG CACAACTGACAAAGTGACAGCAGTGCATGAAGGTAGCCTGCCCAAGACCCTTGAAAGTAATGagcagtcacctagtcagcagcttgCCTGCTGTGAAAATGATTATAGGCTACCACCTGTGCCCTTAGATATTAAGGATGCGATTGAAAGGACACAACCAGGAAAAGTGTCCAGTCACACTAAATCCCGCATTGTAGGGTGGATTGCAAATCATCTCATGACTATAACAGT CTATCCAGGAAGCCTCTACGAAGCAGCTGCAAAATCTCTCGTGTTGGAATATCCAGTGCTAAGGGACACTATTGGCACAGGCTGG GACTCATGGAAAGTCTCCTTGAAATACAAATTCGCATATATGAGGAAGTCTCTGTGCACAGTTCCAGCTGTTCAAGCAGCGAGAGCAGCTTACGGAAAACGCAAAGACTTAGAAGAAAGCACCAATACTAAGCGGCACTGCCATGTG aTTGTAGATCTCTCCCAACATGTCGCTTCTCAGCATGATGAGGCTACAATTAATAGCCATATTGACTACATGGTGAAAGAAATCAAGCGGCCTATTCCTGACATGCAAAAACTCGGTGATTCTATGGAGCAGACAAGACCATCTAGACAGAAGTGGATGAAGGAAATGAGGCCATCAACAGCAGATGTGGTGCTGAAATACCCTGCTTTGGCAAAGGCTGAAATG CTTCATGAGGAGTTCATTGCTCTCACTGGCGTTAACTTAGAAAAAAAGGTCCTGGAATTTATAAACCGGTATGGAGACCGGTGTTTTGAGCTTGCGAAGTGTCGTCGTTGCGCGAAGGAAGCTGTGAAAGCAATTGAAGAAGAAGTCGAGGCACTGGATGGTGACGAAAAGAAAT ATCGCTTTGCCGTTGGCATTGTCGAGTTGCTGCCCATGCTCCTAAAGGAGCAGCCGCGATTTCTGCAGGGACCG GACACCTACCCTGCCCTTTCGCTGAAGGGCAAAAATGCCTCTGAAGCTACAAACATAGTTGCGAGCTTTGAAGGGCTTAGTGTAGAGGTGCTTGATGTAATTGCAGGTATGACGGCGCTTATGGAAATATACTGGATATTCGATGTCAAGTACAGTGGCGCcaacaaaaaaacattcactCTACTTGAACATTTCTGTGGCTTGCCGACAAGTGCAAAGCAGATGCCGCTAGTCATACGGCAAATATCATCGCTTGAAAAGGCAACTTAA